Below is a genomic region from Bombus pascuorum chromosome 7, iyBomPasc1.1, whole genome shotgun sequence.
TGTATCTACATCCGCGACACTCTGATTTTGTAAAGGTCTTTGTGATGATTCACCCGTAACTTGTGCCGCATTGCTTTGTTGCTGCGAATTTGCTGTTTCTACCTAAAAAGATTAATAACCAAATTAGCGTTAGCGGTAGCGTGAATGAGATAAAgtagacgaagaagaagattcgTGTACCTGATTATTACATGCATTACGTTTGCATTTACAGCGTTCTCCACATGGAATCCCAGCTTTTACGCATCCACATTGCTCTGTAGAACATCCTTTTTTGCATCTACAAGGACGCGAAGATATCTCTGTATCTACATCCGCGACACTCTGATTTTGTAAAGGTCTTTGTGATGATTCACCCGTAACTTGTGCCGCATTGCTTTGTTGCTGCGAATTTGCTGTTTCTACCTAAAAAGATTAATACCCAAATTAGCGTTAGCGGTAGCGTGAATGAGATAAAgtagacgaagaagaagattcgTGTACCTGATTATTACATGCATGACGTTTGCATTTACAGCGTTCTCCACATGGAATCCCAGCTTTTACGCATCCACATTGCTCTGTAGAACATCCTTTTTTGCATCTACAAGGACGCGAAGATATCTCTGTATCTACATCCGCGACACTCTGATTTTGTAAAGGTCTTTGTGATGATTCATCCGTAACTTGTGCCGCATTGCTTTGTTGCTGCGAATTTGCTGTTTCtacctaaaaatattaataaccaAATTAGCGTTAGCGGTAGCGTGAATGAGATAAAgtagacgaagaagaagattcgTGTACCTGATTATTACATGCATTACGTTTGCATTTACAGCGTTCTCCACATGGAATCCCAGCTTTTACGCATCCACATTGCTCTGTAGAACATCCTTTTTTGCATCTACAAGGACGCGAAGATATCTCTGTATCTACATCCGCGACACTCTGATTTTGTAAAGGTCTTTGTGATGATTCATCCGTAATTTGTGCCGCACTGTTTTGTTGCTGCGAATTTGTTGTTTGTACCATAGCAGTTGTTTTAGTGTTTTGTATGCTATCGTTCTGCATTTCTGTATTAGGTTCCAATTCTTTCTCACCTAAATTCTATAAAGAAcagaaaaaatgagaaagactCTTAGACTTGTTTGGACattctgtaatattttaaacatattctttatgTGAGGCTACTGCGAGGTGTCTCGCGTAACGAACAAACATGTTCATCCTTATTtgtcgataaaattaattaattaatcacttattaattaatagcgattcgataaaattccTATAAATCGCCATCATGATAAGTTTCAGTAAAAAATCATCGGTGTGACCATCTGAATGTGcgattcatataaaatatctccCTCTCTTTTCATTCAATACTGTTCCAACGGTCTCGAACACGCCTTCCTCGAATACTCGAATCTTCGTTGGAGCCTAACGGGTATAACACATCAGGAGtacatgtatgtaaatatttcagtttcgataaaaactaaaaaataacaaaatattgttaatgCGCGATTGTTAAATTCACaccaaatttatatttcaagtaTTCATATAATAGAGGTAGAGATAAGGAAATCGTTTACGGTTTGGTTTTTGTCGTCGGTGACTTTTTTCAGCTGAAATTGTGACCAGTGAAACTTTACACCGATCAATTATCACTGATATGCAATCATTTATAACTTATGTTATGATAACTTATCTTATGATATGACTCTGCTGAGATTCGAATGTACCTCAAAGAAAAACCTTTTTCTTAGTTGCGTTTTCCGTCAACAGTTGTTACATTatgtaaaaagatagaaaaaatttgGGGACCCCAAATATAAAATCCTACTTCAACTATTTATTAGTTttcaagatattaataaaaaaattttcggtACTATACATTGCATTCAATCATTACTATTGAGGTTGACCGATAAAAGAACGAGTGGacgaatttataatattaggGTGtcggaaaagtttctttcgtttcataaggtgctttatattattttattgaattaggtatgcaAATCACGAGGTAGATATGCAAAACACCAAAATATTTTTGGTTTTCTATACATGAATGAAATTGGGAATTCagatgataaatatttattgaagtGTTGTCAAGATCTTCACTTACATTTAGAAGGAGATTTCGAcggaattgaaatatttgaagaaattaagaTGTTCCGATCAATAACGCAAACCAATTATTCGGCTTTAGACTCGATGAATTGCATCATAAAGAACAATCTCTGGGAAGCAtatctaaatttattaatcgcATTACAAATTATGTTAACGACGCCGGTAACCGTGTCTTCAGCAGAACGTAGTTTCTCGCGATTGAAACTAATGAAAAATGATCTGCGATTCAATCGATTTTAATGATGTTATCAAAGATTTGGCGTCGAAAAAAagcgagaaaaattattttatattattattggattgtattattatttaatattcatcttataaaatatatgtaatatgtattatatatatatatatatatacttatttagaatatttttgtttcactaaattctattttctgcGTGATAGCGGTCTCCAGGTCATggatatacaaaaataaagatgtagagttttacTTGAAATAATTACTTCAACAATTACAAATACAATTGTCTTCGTCGTTATAGATTGTCATAGACAACGACTACTACAACGAAGACGGTTGTTCTAATTCTagcaaattttactttatttagcGATTTTCATTATAACAGATAGTTCTTACAGTCTCGCATATGCAGTGGTGCACAAAGTTTTACCCAAACGCGCCCAACTCTCgttaatgtatacatataaacatatatgtGTGGCATTGTTAGCATCGACATCAACGCCGTTTACATATTGTCATTGttagaaaaagcaatacggCGACTTTATGATATGGTCAAGCGTTGTGCGTTTTATCAATGactaaattttaattccattttttcctCACTCACCAATTTCTTTGGCAAACCGACCTGCGACCAACATCCAGCATTTAGAATATCTTCATTTGTTAGAAGTCGAGCATTGTTCCTTTTCATTTTAACAAAGCAtaatctttcgtttcttctttctttttattactgaTAGCAATGAATGCTACAGTTGCAAGAAGCAAGTTTTCTTCGATCGTCGTTAGCAAGTTAAAAAAGATTGTTGGCcagaaacgaattttattcaaaaaataaattggaacTGTCATACACATGTTTATTATTCTAACACTTCGACTAAAATATATCGactaaaatgaattttcagcATTCGGTAATGTTTGATAATTCGAGAAGCATCATGGgaaataagaaattcaaaatatttgtctCTAGCCACTAGCTAGTGACCCTGACTCGTTTGATTCTTTAGGAACTGAAGAATTTATAACATCTTACAACAGATGTCGATCAACTTAAATGACTTCATATGCAATTGTTAAATTCGTCTCAATAAACGCCATCGTACGTATTACAGAAGAAAGTGTAGTTCCAtgcgaaatgaaaaaaatgttcatgCTAGTACAAATGACATGCCGAATGCTAAGagttaattttaaatctaaGTGAtgtatggaaaatttattagaattattgCATCATTCCATTAATCCATAATCGTTTGAAAGGGAATAttcccttttcttcccttcttctaaaaagaatatataataaacgattaatttctgtttcttaGGCAATTTG
It encodes:
- the LOC132909014 gene encoding protein lin-54-like, which translates into the protein MQNDSIQNTKTTAMVQTTNSQQQNSAAQITDESSQRPLQNQSVADVDTEISSRPCRCKKGCSTEQCGCVKAGIPCGERCKCKRNACNNQVETANSQQQSNAAQVTDESSQRPLQNQSVADVDTEISSRPCRCKKGCSTEQCGCVKAGIPCGERCKCKRHACNNQVETANSQQQSNAAQVTGESSQRPLQNQSVADVDTEISSRPCRCKKGCSTEQCGCVKAGIPCGERCKCKRNACNNQVETANSQQQSNAAQVTGESSQRPLQNQSVADVDTEISSRPCTCKKGCSTKKCGCVKAGIPCGERCKCKRYSCNNQVESNAAQVLFLFFFFILFWLFYNLSL